In a genomic window of Streptomyces koelreuteriae:
- a CDS encoding MFS transporter small subunit: MVSSSSQSPPSPDRRWLIAFAWVWVGVPLAYGLYELVRKATQLFTG, translated from the coding sequence ATCGTGTCCAGCAGCAGTCAGAGTCCGCCTAGCCCGGACCGGCGGTGGCTGATCGCCTTCGCCTGGGTGTGGGTGGGCGTACCGCTCGCCTACGGGCTGTACGAGCTCGTCCGGAAGGCCACGCAGCTCTTCACCGGGTAG
- a CDS encoding sugar ABC transporter ATP-binding protein: protein MAPEPPLLSMSGITKSFPGVRALDGVDLDVQAGEVHCLLGQNGAGKSTLIKVLAGAHQPDTGTIRWRGEEVTLRSPIAAMRLGIATIYQELDLVEHLSVAENVHLGHEPTTAGFVVRGRTARESTARLLKRLGHPEVDPARLVGELSAAQQQIVSMARALSHDVRLIVMDEPSAALDPDEVDNLFRIVGDLTAGGVAVVYISHRLEEIRRIGDRVTVLKDGRAVANGLPAKSTPTREVVALMTGRNVEYVFPDRPVSPPTGESVLRIQGLARQGEFEAFDLEVRPGEIVGLAGLVGSGRSEILETVYGARKPTSGQVLVDGRPLRPGSVRAAVRAGLGLAPEERKAQALLMLESVTRNVSVSSMSRFSRGGWIDRRAELGAARAATRELSLRPDNPSVPVRTLSGGNQQKAVLARWLLRGCRVLLLDEPTRGVDVGARAELYAVVRRLADEGLAVLLVSSEVPEVLGLADRVLVLREGRVVHTAPARELDEHRVLDLVMEGSPAS, encoded by the coding sequence ATGGCACCAGAACCACCGCTGCTCAGCATGTCCGGCATCACCAAGTCGTTCCCCGGAGTCCGGGCGCTCGACGGCGTCGACCTCGACGTCCAGGCCGGTGAGGTGCACTGCCTGCTCGGCCAGAACGGCGCGGGCAAGTCGACCCTCATCAAGGTCTTGGCCGGTGCCCACCAACCCGACACCGGCACCATCCGCTGGCGCGGTGAGGAGGTCACGCTCCGCTCGCCGATCGCCGCCATGCGCCTGGGCATCGCCACCATCTACCAGGAACTCGACCTGGTGGAGCATCTGTCGGTCGCCGAGAACGTCCACCTCGGGCATGAGCCGACCACAGCCGGGTTCGTCGTACGCGGGAGGACGGCGCGCGAGTCGACCGCCCGGCTGCTCAAGCGACTCGGGCATCCGGAGGTCGATCCGGCCCGTCTCGTCGGGGAGTTGTCGGCCGCGCAGCAGCAGATCGTGTCCATGGCGCGGGCGCTCTCCCACGATGTGCGGCTCATCGTGATGGACGAGCCCTCCGCCGCCCTCGACCCGGACGAGGTCGACAACCTCTTCCGCATCGTCGGTGATCTCACCGCCGGCGGAGTCGCCGTCGTCTACATCTCGCACCGGCTGGAGGAGATCCGGCGCATCGGCGACCGGGTCACCGTGCTGAAGGACGGACGGGCCGTCGCGAACGGGCTCCCGGCGAAGTCGACACCGACCCGCGAGGTCGTCGCGCTGATGACGGGCCGCAACGTCGAGTACGTCTTCCCCGACCGGCCCGTCTCCCCGCCGACCGGAGAATCGGTTCTCCGGATTCAAGGGCTGGCTCGGCAAGGGGAGTTCGAGGCCTTCGACCTGGAGGTACGGCCGGGCGAGATCGTCGGCCTCGCCGGACTGGTCGGCTCGGGCCGCTCCGAGATCCTGGAGACCGTCTACGGAGCTCGCAAACCGACGTCCGGTCAGGTCCTCGTCGACGGACGGCCCTTGAGGCCGGGCAGCGTACGGGCCGCCGTCCGCGCCGGACTCGGGCTCGCCCCCGAGGAACGCAAGGCCCAGGCCCTGCTGATGCTGGAGTCCGTCACCCGCAATGTGTCGGTCTCCTCCATGTCCCGCTTCTCGCGCGGCGGCTGGATCGACCGGCGCGCCGAACTCGGTGCCGCCCGGGCCGCGACGCGCGAGCTGTCGCTCAGGCCGGACAACCCGTCCGTGCCCGTGCGCACCCTGTCCGGCGGCAATCAGCAGAAGGCCGTCCTGGCCCGCTGGCTGCTGCGCGGCTGCCGGGTGCTGCTGCTCGACGAACCCACCCGCGGCGTCGACGTCGGCGCGCGCGCCGAACTGTACGCCGTGGTCCGCAGGCTGGCCGACGAAGGCCTCGCCGTGCTGCTGGTCTCCAGCGAGGTGCCCGAGGTGCTCGGCCTCGCCGATCGCGTCCTGGTGCTGCGCGAGGGCCGTGTCGTCCACACGGCACCCGCGCGCGAACTCGACGAACACCGCGTACTCGACCTGGTCATGGAAGGAAGCCCGGCGTCATGA
- a CDS encoding sugar phosphate isomerase/epimerase family protein, translated as MPRTFTLFTGQWADLPLEEVCRLARDFGYDGLELACWGDHFEVDKALSDPGYLDGRRALLDKYGLKCWAVSNHLVGQAVCDAIIDERHQAIVPDAVWGDGDPEGVRQRAADRMKDTARAAAAFGVDTVIGFTGSAIWHLVAMFPPAPDAMIERGYQDFADRWNPILDVFDAEGVRFAHEVHPSEIAYDYWTTARALEAVGRRPAFGLNFDPSHFVWQDLDPVGFLWDFRDRIYHVDCKEARKRLDGRNGRLGSHLPWGDPRRGWDFVSAGHGDVPWEDVFRMLRSIDYQGPVSVEWEDAGMDRLQGAPEALTRLKAFDFDPPSASFDAAFNS; from the coding sequence ATGCCGCGTACGTTCACGCTGTTCACCGGCCAGTGGGCGGACCTGCCCCTGGAGGAGGTCTGCCGGCTCGCCCGCGACTTCGGCTACGACGGCCTCGAACTCGCCTGCTGGGGCGACCACTTCGAAGTCGACAAGGCGCTCTCCGACCCGGGGTATCTCGACGGCCGCCGGGCCCTGCTCGACAAGTACGGCCTCAAGTGCTGGGCCGTCTCCAACCACCTCGTCGGCCAGGCCGTCTGCGACGCCATCATCGACGAACGCCACCAGGCCATCGTGCCGGACGCGGTGTGGGGCGACGGAGACCCGGAAGGCGTACGGCAGCGGGCCGCCGACCGCATGAAGGACACCGCGCGCGCCGCGGCCGCCTTCGGTGTCGACACGGTCATCGGCTTCACCGGCTCCGCCATCTGGCACCTGGTCGCCATGTTCCCGCCCGCCCCCGACGCGATGATCGAACGCGGCTACCAGGACTTCGCCGACCGCTGGAACCCGATCCTGGACGTCTTCGACGCCGAGGGCGTGCGGTTCGCCCATGAGGTGCACCCCAGCGAGATCGCCTACGACTACTGGACGACGGCCCGCGCGCTGGAGGCGGTCGGTCGTCGCCCCGCCTTCGGCCTCAACTTCGACCCCTCGCACTTCGTGTGGCAGGACCTCGACCCGGTCGGCTTCCTCTGGGACTTCCGCGACCGGATCTACCACGTCGACTGCAAGGAGGCCCGCAAGCGCCTCGACGGACGCAACGGCCGGCTCGGCTCCCATCTGCCCTGGGGCGACCCGCGGCGCGGCTGGGACTTCGTCTCCGCCGGGCACGGCGACGTCCCGTGGGAGGACGTCTTCCGGATGCTGCGCTCCATCGACTACCAGGGCCCGGTCTCGGTCGAGTGGGAGGACGCCGGCATGGACCGGCTCCAGGGGGCGCCCGAGGCGCTGACCCGGCTGAAGGCCTTCGACTTCGACCCACCGAGCGCGTCCTTCGACGCGGCGTTCAACAGCTGA
- a CDS encoding Gfo/Idh/MocA family protein has protein sequence MGQPQQQSEGTEEAGKPPLRVGMVGYAFMGAAHSQGWRTAGRVFDLPLNPVRAAICGRDATAARAAADRHGWASVETDWRALVERDDIDLVDICTPGDSHAEIALAALAAGKHVLCEKPLANTVEEAASMERAAEEAQARGQVAMVGFNYRRVPATALARRMVVEGRLGRLRHVRVSYLQDWLVDPDFPLTWRLRREQAGSGSLGDLGAHIIDLAQYLTGERLAGVSALTETFVRERPLPTGATSGLAAVSSAGTGQVTVDDAALFTARFPSGALASFEATRYATGRKNALRIELNGERGSLAFDLERLNELSFHDGTEPGAEAGFRRILVTEPDHPYLDAWWPPGHGLGYEHTFVHQARDLVHAVAEGRRPEPSFADGLQVQRVLAAVEESAEKNSVYTPIAV, from the coding sequence ATGGGACAGCCGCAGCAGCAGTCAGAAGGGACCGAGGAGGCAGGCAAGCCACCCCTGCGCGTGGGGATGGTGGGCTACGCCTTCATGGGCGCCGCCCACTCCCAGGGCTGGCGCACCGCGGGCCGCGTCTTCGACCTGCCGCTGAACCCGGTGCGGGCCGCGATCTGCGGCCGGGACGCCACCGCCGCGCGGGCGGCGGCGGACCGGCACGGCTGGGCGTCCGTCGAGACCGACTGGCGTGCCCTCGTCGAACGGGACGACATCGACCTCGTCGACATCTGCACCCCCGGCGACAGTCACGCCGAGATCGCCCTCGCCGCCCTGGCCGCCGGCAAGCACGTCCTGTGCGAGAAGCCCCTCGCCAACACCGTCGAGGAGGCCGCGTCGATGGAACGCGCGGCCGAGGAGGCGCAGGCACGGGGCCAGGTGGCGATGGTCGGCTTCAACTACCGCCGGGTGCCGGCCACCGCCCTGGCCCGCCGGATGGTCGTCGAGGGCCGCCTGGGCAGGCTGCGGCACGTGCGCGTGTCGTACCTCCAGGACTGGCTCGTCGACCCGGACTTCCCGCTGACCTGGCGGCTGCGCAGGGAGCAGGCCGGCTCGGGCTCGCTCGGCGACCTGGGCGCGCACATCATCGACCTCGCGCAGTATCTGACGGGGGAGCGGCTGGCGGGCGTCTCCGCGCTGACGGAGACCTTCGTACGGGAGCGGCCGCTGCCCACCGGCGCCACCAGCGGGCTGGCCGCGGTCTCCTCGGCCGGCACCGGCCAGGTCACCGTGGACGACGCCGCCCTGTTCACGGCCCGCTTCCCCTCCGGCGCCCTCGCCTCCTTCGAGGCCACCCGCTACGCCACCGGCCGCAAGAACGCCCTGCGCATCGAGCTCAACGGGGAGCGCGGCTCGCTCGCCTTCGACCTGGAGCGGCTGAACGAACTGTCGTTCCACGACGGCACCGAGCCGGGCGCCGAGGCCGGCTTCCGCCGGATCCTCGTCACCGAACCCGACCACCCCTACCTGGATGCCTGGTGGCCGCCGGGCCACGGCCTCGGCTACGAGCACACCTTCGTCCACCAGGCCCGCGACCTGGTCCACGCCGTCGCCGAGGGCCGCCGCCCCGAACCCTCCTTCGCCGACGGGCTGCAGGTGCAGCGCGTGCTCGCGGCGGTCGAGGAGAGCGCCGAGAAGAACTCCGTCTACACCCCGATCGCGGTCTGA
- a CDS encoding ABC transporter permease, producing MTQPVSPPRDSTDKVPEAQPPAWRGLLFRADVRTLSLLGVLAALILIGGITKPDEFLDTRNLQLVLTQASVIGVVTVGMTFVIVSGGIDLSVGAIVALASVWATTVATQEYGFVGILFTAMIVGVGCGLVNGVLIAYGAMVPFIATLAMLASARGLALQITDGKTQIVTVPSVLDLGERDAYVLGIPPLVLVFAVVTVIGWLVLNRTTFGRRTVAVGGNPEAARLAGIDVRRQRLYLYLLSGLCCGIAAFLLIVLAGSGQNTNGNLYELDAIAAAIIGGTLLSGGRGTIVGSVLGVLIFTTITNIFALNNLQSDVQQIAKGAIIVAAVLVQRRTASTT from the coding sequence ATGACGCAGCCCGTCTCCCCACCGCGGGACAGCACCGACAAGGTGCCCGAGGCTCAGCCCCCGGCCTGGCGCGGCCTGCTGTTCCGCGCCGACGTCCGCACCCTCTCCCTGCTCGGCGTGCTCGCCGCGCTGATCCTGATCGGCGGCATCACCAAGCCCGACGAGTTCCTCGACACCCGCAACCTGCAACTCGTCCTCACCCAGGCCTCCGTGATCGGCGTCGTCACCGTCGGCATGACCTTCGTCATCGTCTCCGGCGGCATCGACCTGTCGGTCGGCGCGATCGTCGCCCTCGCCTCCGTGTGGGCGACGACGGTCGCCACCCAGGAGTACGGTTTCGTCGGGATCCTCTTCACGGCGATGATCGTCGGGGTCGGCTGCGGGCTGGTCAACGGGGTGCTCATCGCCTACGGCGCGATGGTGCCGTTCATCGCCACCCTCGCCATGCTGGCCTCCGCCCGCGGTCTCGCCCTGCAGATCACCGACGGCAAGACCCAGATCGTCACCGTGCCCTCCGTCCTCGACCTCGGCGAGCGCGACGCCTACGTCCTCGGCATCCCGCCCCTGGTCCTGGTCTTCGCGGTCGTGACGGTCATCGGCTGGCTGGTGCTCAACCGCACCACCTTCGGCCGCCGCACCGTCGCCGTCGGCGGCAACCCGGAGGCCGCCCGGCTCGCCGGCATCGACGTACGCCGCCAGCGGCTCTACCTCTATCTGCTGTCCGGCCTGTGCTGCGGCATCGCCGCCTTCCTGCTGATCGTGCTGGCCGGCTCCGGCCAGAACACCAACGGCAACCTCTACGAACTCGACGCCATCGCCGCCGCGATCATCGGCGGCACCCTGCTCAGCGGCGGCCGGGGCACCATCGTCGGCTCCGTCCTGGGCGTCCTGATCTTCACCACGATCACCAACATCTTCGCCCTGAACAACCTGCAGAGCGACGTCCAGCAGATCGCCAAGGGCGCGATCATCGTCGCCGCCGTGCTGGTCCAGCGCCGTACCGCGAGCACGACCTGA
- a CDS encoding substrate-binding domain-containing protein — MTEITSRRGLLFGAAAVSAGALITGCTSNEPSGSKDEPAGNDQPAADDKPGKKVTIGFAGPQADHGWLNAINDNAKERAEKYADVTLEITEGSNDTAQQIGQIETLINKKVDVLVVLPADGKALTQVGLKAMRAGIPVVNLDRIFNTPQAYRCWIGGDNYGMGLNAGHYIGEKLKGKSGARVIELAGLDNLELTKQRTKGFDDALKNYPNIKKVARQAAEFTVESGQAKMAQLLQAQSKFDALWNHDDDQGVGALRAIEQAGRDDFLMVGGAGALSAFQAIKQDDGVLKATVLYPPTMAASAIDLARALGQGKGVGGMAEFEIPASITLYSAVVDKTNVDQYMPTGFQ, encoded by the coding sequence ATGACAGAGATCACGAGCCGCAGAGGACTGCTCTTCGGGGCCGCCGCCGTCTCCGCCGGTGCCCTCATCACGGGTTGCACGAGCAACGAGCCCTCCGGCTCCAAGGACGAGCCGGCCGGGAACGACCAGCCCGCCGCCGACGACAAGCCGGGCAAGAAGGTCACCATCGGCTTCGCCGGACCGCAGGCCGACCACGGCTGGCTCAACGCCATCAACGACAACGCCAAGGAGCGGGCCGAGAAGTACGCGGACGTCACCCTGGAGATCACCGAGGGCTCCAACGACACCGCCCAGCAGATCGGCCAGATCGAGACCCTCATCAACAAGAAGGTCGACGTCCTGGTGGTGCTGCCCGCCGACGGCAAGGCCCTCACCCAGGTCGGGCTGAAGGCGATGCGCGCGGGCATCCCGGTCGTCAACCTCGACCGGATCTTCAACACCCCGCAGGCCTACCGCTGCTGGATCGGCGGCGACAACTACGGCATGGGCCTCAACGCCGGGCACTACATCGGCGAGAAGCTCAAGGGCAAGTCCGGCGCCCGCGTCATCGAACTGGCGGGCCTGGACAACCTGGAGCTGACCAAGCAGCGCACCAAGGGCTTCGACGACGCCCTGAAGAACTACCCCAACATCAAGAAGGTCGCCCGCCAGGCCGCCGAGTTCACCGTCGAGTCCGGGCAGGCCAAGATGGCGCAGCTGCTCCAGGCCCAGTCGAAGTTCGACGCGCTGTGGAACCACGACGACGACCAGGGCGTGGGCGCGCTGCGCGCCATCGAGCAGGCCGGGCGCGACGACTTCCTGATGGTCGGCGGGGCCGGAGCGCTCTCCGCCTTCCAGGCCATCAAGCAGGACGACGGTGTGCTCAAGGCGACGGTGCTCTACCCGCCGACCATGGCCGCCTCCGCGATCGACCTCGCCCGCGCCCTCGGCCAGGGCAAGGGCGTCGGCGGCATGGCCGAGTTCGAGATCCCCGCGTCGATCACGCTCTACTCGGCCGTCGTCGACAAGACGAACGTCGACCAGTACATGCCCACCGGCTTCCAGTGA
- a CDS encoding beta-ketoacyl-ACP synthase III, with product MNGSRIAAVGHYQPAKVLTNEDLAGTVDTSDEWIRSRVGIRTRHIAGPDEPVDELAAHAAAKALAAAGLAPADIDLVLVATSTAVDRSPNMAARVAARLGMPNPATMDLNVVCAGFTHALATADHAVRAGGASRALVIGADKMSEVTDWSDRTTCVLVGDGAGAAVVEAAEESGIGPVLWGSVPEMGHAVRIEGTPPRFAQEGQSVYRWATTQLPPIARRACERAGLEPADLAGVVLHQANLRIIEPLAEKIGAVNAVVARDVTESGNTSAASIPLAFSKLVEQGAVSTGDPVLLFGFGGNLSYAGQVVRCP from the coding sequence ATGAACGGCTCGCGCATCGCCGCCGTCGGCCACTACCAGCCCGCCAAGGTGCTCACCAACGAGGACCTGGCGGGCACGGTGGACACCAGTGACGAGTGGATCAGGAGCCGGGTGGGAATCCGTACCCGCCACATCGCCGGGCCCGACGAACCCGTCGACGAGCTGGCCGCCCACGCCGCCGCCAAGGCCCTCGCGGCGGCCGGCCTCGCCCCCGCCGACATCGACCTGGTGCTGGTCGCCACCTCCACCGCCGTCGACCGCTCGCCCAACATGGCCGCCCGGGTCGCGGCCCGCCTCGGGATGCCGAACCCGGCCACCATGGACCTCAACGTCGTGTGCGCCGGGTTCACCCACGCCCTGGCCACCGCCGACCACGCCGTTCGCGCGGGGGGCGCGAGCCGGGCGCTGGTCATCGGGGCCGACAAGATGTCCGAGGTGACCGACTGGAGCGACCGCACCACCTGCGTGCTCGTCGGGGACGGGGCCGGGGCCGCGGTGGTCGAGGCCGCCGAGGAGTCCGGCATCGGGCCGGTGCTGTGGGGCTCGGTGCCCGAGATGGGTCATGCTGTGCGGATCGAGGGCACTCCGCCCCGTTTCGCCCAGGAAGGGCAGAGTGTCTACCGCTGGGCGACGACGCAGCTGCCGCCCATCGCGCGCCGGGCGTGCGAGCGGGCCGGTCTCGAGCCGGCCGACCTCGCGGGGGTCGTGCTGCACCAGGCGAACCTGCGCATCATCGAACCCCTCGCCGAGAAGATCGGCGCGGTGAACGCCGTCGTCGCGCGCGATGTCACCGAGTCCGGCAACACCTCCGCCGCGAGCATCCCGCTCGCCTTCTCCAAGCTCGTCGAACAGGGCGCGGTCTCCACCGGCGACCCGGTCCTGCTGTTCGGCTTCGGCGGGAACCTGTCGTACGCGGGACAGGTCGTGCGCTGCCCCTGA
- a CDS encoding OFA family MFS transporter produces the protein MSPPVAPPGWSRWLVPPAALSVHLSIGQAYAWSVFKPPLESALGLSGTQSALPFQLGIVMLGLSAAFGGTLVERNGPRWAMTVALICFSSGFLLSALGASLEQYWLIVFGYGFVGGIGLGIGYISPVSTLIKWFPDRPGMATGIAIMGFGGGALIASPWSAQMLESFGGDSSGIAVAFLVHGLSYAVFMLLGVLLVRVPPHASGARGTARQAPTGPQVSAKQALRTPQFWLLWTVLCMNVTAGIGILEKAAPMITDFFADTSTPVSVTAAAGFVALLSAANMAGRIGWSSTSDLIGRKNIYRVYLGVGAVMYALIALFGDTSKPLFILCALVILSFYGGGFATIPAYLKDLFGTYQVGAIHGRLLTAWSLAGVLGPLIVNWIADRQEEAGRHGASLYGLSFVIMIGLLVVGFVANELVRPVDPRHHVPQPKEADRVQQQSESA, from the coding sequence ATGAGTCCCCCAGTCGCGCCCCCGGGCTGGAGCCGCTGGCTCGTCCCGCCCGCCGCTCTCTCCGTACATCTCTCCATCGGCCAGGCCTACGCCTGGAGCGTGTTCAAACCGCCCCTGGAGTCCGCGCTCGGACTCAGCGGCACGCAGAGCGCGCTGCCCTTCCAGCTGGGCATCGTCATGCTGGGCCTGTCCGCCGCGTTCGGCGGCACGCTCGTGGAACGCAACGGCCCCCGCTGGGCGATGACCGTCGCCCTGATCTGCTTCTCGTCCGGCTTCCTGCTCTCCGCGCTGGGCGCGTCCCTGGAGCAGTACTGGCTGATCGTGTTCGGCTACGGCTTCGTCGGCGGCATCGGCCTCGGCATCGGCTACATCTCTCCCGTCTCCACCCTGATCAAGTGGTTCCCGGACCGGCCCGGCATGGCCACCGGCATCGCCATCATGGGCTTCGGCGGCGGTGCGCTGATCGCCTCGCCGTGGTCGGCGCAGATGCTGGAGTCCTTCGGCGGTGACAGCTCCGGCATCGCCGTGGCCTTCCTCGTGCACGGGCTGTCGTACGCGGTCTTCATGCTGCTGGGCGTGCTGTTGGTCCGGGTTCCGCCTCATGCCTCAGGGGCGCGGGGAACTGCGCGACAAGCCCCCACCGGCCCGCAGGTATCCGCGAAACAGGCGCTGCGCACTCCCCAGTTCTGGCTCCTGTGGACCGTGCTCTGCATGAACGTCACCGCCGGCATCGGCATCCTGGAGAAGGCCGCGCCGATGATCACGGACTTCTTCGCGGACACCTCCACCCCGGTGTCCGTGACGGCCGCCGCCGGCTTCGTCGCCCTGCTGTCGGCGGCGAACATGGCGGGCCGCATCGGCTGGTCCTCGACGTCCGACCTGATCGGCCGCAAGAACATCTACCGCGTCTACCTGGGCGTCGGCGCCGTGATGTACGCGCTCATCGCCCTGTTCGGCGACACCTCCAAGCCGCTGTTCATCCTGTGCGCGCTGGTCATCCTGTCCTTCTACGGCGGCGGCTTCGCGACGATCCCGGCGTATCTGAAGGACCTGTTCGGGACGTACCAGGTCGGCGCCATCCACGGGCGGCTGCTCACGGCCTGGTCCCTGGCCGGTGTGCTCGGGCCGCTGATCGTGAACTGGATCGCCGACCGGCAGGAGGAGGCGGGCCGGCACGGCGCGTCCCTGTACGGGCTGTCGTTCGTCATCATGATCGGCCTGCTCGTCGTCGGCTTCGTCGCCAACGAGCTCGTCCGGCCCGTCGACCCCCGTCATCACGTCCCGCAGCCGAAGGAGGCCGATCGTGTCCAGCAGCAGTCAGAGTCCGCCTAG
- a CDS encoding GntR family transcriptional regulator, whose translation MLSTGLPQGAVPKLERPGPLRDRVYEALLELITTRALQPGQHLVESELAGHLGVSRQPVREALQRLNTEGWVDLRPAQGAFVHEPTEEEADQLLTVRTLLEAEAARLAAANATSAGLTALESLCAEGEKAVEADDVDSAVAMNARFHAKIMELAGNAVLAELAAQVDRRVRWYYTPVARQRGHQSWIEHRELIAAIAGRDEQRATQLMREHTEHTRRSYHARARS comes from the coding sequence ATGCTGTCGACAGGCCTGCCCCAGGGGGCGGTACCCAAGCTGGAACGCCCGGGTCCGCTGCGTGACCGTGTCTACGAGGCACTCCTCGAACTCATCACCACCCGGGCCCTCCAGCCCGGCCAGCACCTCGTCGAGAGCGAACTCGCCGGGCATCTGGGGGTCTCCCGGCAGCCGGTGCGCGAGGCGCTGCAACGGCTGAACACCGAGGGGTGGGTCGATCTGCGGCCCGCCCAGGGCGCGTTCGTGCACGAACCGACGGAGGAGGAGGCCGACCAGCTCCTCACGGTCCGTACGCTTCTGGAGGCCGAGGCGGCCCGGCTCGCGGCGGCCAACGCGACCAGCGCGGGGCTCACGGCCCTGGAATCCCTGTGCGCCGAGGGCGAGAAGGCCGTCGAGGCGGACGACGTGGACAGCGCCGTCGCCATGAACGCCCGCTTCCACGCCAAGATCATGGAACTCGCCGGCAACGCCGTCCTCGCCGAACTCGCCGCCCAGGTGGACCGGCGCGTGCGCTGGTACTACACGCCGGTGGCCCGCCAGCGCGGCCACCAGTCCTGGATCGAACACCGCGAACTGATCGCCGCGATCGCGGGCCGGGACGAACAGCGGGCCACTCAGCTGATGCGCGAACACACCGAGCACACACGGCGGTCGTACCACGCGCGGGCGCGTTCGTAG
- a CDS encoding ROK family transcriptional regulator encodes MTARPGNAHQARLLTLLRDGGPNSRAQLGDQVDLSRSKLAVEVDRLLETGLVVADGLAASRGGRRSHNIRLNPGLRFLGVDIGATSVDVAVTNAELETLGHINQPMDVREGPVAVFEQVLAMAAKLKASGLAEGFDGAGIGVPGPVRFPEGIPVAPPIMPGWDGFPVREALSQELGCPVMVDNDVNLMAMGEQHAGVARTVADFLCVKIGTGIGCGIVVGGEVYRGTTGSAGDIGHIQAVPDGRPCACGNRGCLEAHFSGAALARDATEAAQQGLSAELASRLETNGGLTAVDVAAAAAAGDATALDLIREGGNHTGQVIAGLVSFFNPGLVVIGGGVTGLGHTLLAAIRTQVYRQSLPLATGNLPIVLGELGPAAGVIGAARLISDHLFSPA; translated from the coding sequence ATGACCGCACGACCCGGAAACGCCCACCAGGCCCGACTGCTCACGCTGTTGCGCGACGGCGGCCCCAACTCCCGTGCCCAGCTGGGCGACCAGGTCGACCTCTCGCGGTCCAAGCTCGCCGTGGAGGTGGACCGGCTGCTGGAGACGGGGCTGGTCGTGGCCGACGGACTCGCCGCCTCGCGCGGCGGCCGCCGCTCCCACAACATCCGGCTCAACCCCGGTCTGCGCTTCCTCGGCGTCGACATCGGCGCGACTTCGGTCGACGTCGCCGTCACCAACGCCGAACTGGAGACGCTCGGCCACATCAACCAGCCCATGGACGTACGCGAAGGCCCGGTCGCGGTCTTCGAACAGGTCCTGGCCATGGCCGCCAAGCTCAAGGCCTCGGGGCTCGCGGAGGGGTTCGACGGCGCCGGCATCGGCGTCCCGGGCCCGGTCCGCTTCCCCGAGGGCATCCCGGTGGCACCGCCGATCATGCCCGGCTGGGACGGCTTCCCCGTGCGGGAGGCGCTCAGCCAGGAACTCGGCTGCCCGGTCATGGTCGACAACGACGTGAACCTCATGGCGATGGGGGAGCAGCACGCGGGCGTCGCCCGCACCGTCGCCGACTTCCTCTGCGTCAAGATCGGCACCGGCATCGGCTGCGGCATCGTCGTCGGCGGTGAGGTCTACCGCGGCACGACGGGCAGCGCCGGCGACATCGGGCACATCCAGGCCGTGCCCGACGGCAGGCCCTGCGCCTGCGGCAACCGGGGCTGCCTGGAGGCCCACTTCAGCGGGGCGGCCCTCGCCCGCGACGCCACGGAGGCCGCCCAGCAGGGACTTTCGGCCGAGCTGGCGTCACGTCTGGAGACGAACGGCGGTCTCACCGCCGTCGACGTCGCCGCCGCGGCCGCCGCGGGCGACGCCACCGCCCTCGACCTGATCCGCGAGGGCGGCAATCACACCGGCCAGGTCATCGCCGGCCTGGTCAGTTTCTTCAACCCGGGCCTGGTGGTGATCGGCGGCGGGGTGACCGGTCTCGGCCACACCCTGCTCGCCGCGATCCGCACCCAGGTCTACCGCCAGTCGCTGCCGCTGGCGACCGGCAATCTGCCCATCGTCCTGGGCGAGTTGGGACCCGCCGCCGGTGTCATCGGCGCGGCCCGGCTCATCAGCGATCACCTGTTCTCACCTGCGTAA
- a CDS encoding PaaI family thioesterase — translation MTDTPAPEALLRAVPFAGKLGIALEEAAPARVRAALPWAPELCTVGGALHGGALMALADTAGAVCAFLNLPPGAGTSTVESKTNFFRAVRSGVVRAEARPVHVGRSFLAVRTDLHDEEGTLVGQTTQTQAVLTAR, via the coding sequence ATGACCGACACTCCTGCCCCCGAGGCCCTGTTGCGGGCGGTTCCCTTCGCCGGGAAGCTGGGCATCGCCCTCGAGGAGGCCGCCCCCGCCCGGGTCAGGGCCGCGCTTCCCTGGGCTCCGGAGTTGTGCACGGTGGGCGGCGCCCTGCACGGCGGAGCCCTGATGGCGCTCGCCGACACGGCCGGCGCGGTCTGCGCGTTCCTCAATCTGCCGCCGGGCGCGGGCACCTCGACGGTCGAGTCGAAGACGAACTTCTTCCGCGCCGTGCGGTCGGGCGTCGTCCGCGCCGAGGCACGGCCCGTGCACGTGGGGCGCTCGTTCCTCGCCGTCCGGACGGACCTGCACGACGAGGAGGGCACCCTGGTGGGCCAGACGACGCAGACCCAGGCGGTGCTGACAGCCCGCTGA